In the genome of Desulfofarcimen acetoxidans DSM 771, one region contains:
- a CDS encoding Fe-only nitrogenase accessory AnfO family protein, whose product MSKNIAVCLGEDGNTATLFDKGKLVVYTKSAGKWESVREMEHHIDRSLGMVQLRLRMKEILNFLNGCQVFAGLSVTGVPYFELEKQKISIWEFSEKPAEFLDYILEKEEEAEIENAATQKKDNIIQMTPVEIAAGCYRISIKEIQEKNTGITSKQVLLPFLRKSAFYSLEIICNHIPPWLEAEMIVGKLEGNIARTGENEHTVVLSKKCCPV is encoded by the coding sequence ATGTCAAAAAATATAGCCGTGTGTTTGGGCGAAGACGGGAATACAGCCACTCTGTTTGATAAAGGAAAGCTGGTTGTCTATACAAAAAGTGCGGGCAAATGGGAATCCGTCAGGGAGATGGAGCATCATATAGACAGAAGCTTGGGTATGGTTCAATTGCGCCTTAGGATGAAAGAGATTTTGAATTTTTTAAACGGCTGCCAGGTTTTTGCGGGTCTTTCAGTAACGGGTGTGCCCTATTTCGAGTTAGAGAAGCAAAAAATCAGTATCTGGGAATTTTCCGAAAAGCCTGCCGAATTTTTGGACTATATATTAGAGAAGGAAGAAGAGGCGGAAATAGAAAATGCAGCGACACAGAAGAAAGATAACATTATTCAAATGACACCGGTAGAGATTGCAGCCGGTTGCTACAGAATTTCTATTAAGGAGATTCAGGAGAAAAATACGGGGATAACATCAAAACAAGTGCTATTGCCATTTTTACGAAAGAGCGCTTTTTATTCCCTGGAGATTATCTGCAACCATATCCCGCCCTGGTTGGAAGCAGAAATGATTGTTGGCAAATTAGAAGGGAATATTGCCAGGACAGGGGAAAATGAGCATACAGTTGTTTTGAGTAAAAAGTGTTGTCCGGTATGA
- a CDS encoding EAL domain-containing protein, with translation MFVLDINTPDIKKIIEQEHIITHFQPILSVRKRSVIGFEALSRGIDPNTKTIIPPNILFEYAAKQQLTLELDRLCRKLALANFKLVQQKVKNSLLFLNFDTTIIDKGVVGSGNLLNMVRCFNVDPQRIVIEIKESEANNLKELDKFINNYKNYGFIIALDDIGSGHSNLNRISLVKPDLLKLDAFLIRNINKEFHKQEVFKSLVNLAKKIGALVVAEGIEGEDESICALELGADMLQGYYFDKPSVNILCTNNDYKDKIRLLANKFKNHMIIKTKTDKMRRMEYRRIASNILAHMDSIDTKDINAKLSEIISNYPIMDCIYILNEQGVQISNTVCNDSKLFKRRVSIFRPAAQGTDHSFKKYYYLLKDSGSDYFFTEPYISMASGNLCVTISTLFQVKDNNYILCADIITDFE, from the coding sequence TTGTTTGTTTTAGACATAAATACCCCTGACATTAAAAAAATTATTGAACAAGAACATATCATAACACATTTCCAACCAATCTTATCTGTAAGAAAACGATCAGTCATTGGTTTTGAGGCCTTGAGCAGGGGTATAGATCCTAATACAAAAACAATTATTCCCCCAAACATTCTGTTTGAATACGCAGCAAAACAACAGTTAACTCTGGAGTTAGACAGATTATGCAGAAAACTAGCCTTAGCCAATTTTAAACTGGTACAGCAAAAAGTAAAAAACAGCCTTCTCTTTCTTAATTTTGATACTACAATAATTGACAAAGGTGTAGTTGGTTCCGGCAATTTGCTAAATATGGTTCGCTGTTTTAATGTAGACCCACAAAGAATAGTAATTGAAATTAAAGAATCTGAAGCTAATAATCTAAAGGAACTTGATAAATTTATTAATAATTATAAAAACTATGGTTTTATAATCGCTTTGGATGATATTGGTTCAGGACACTCAAATTTGAATAGAATATCCCTGGTAAAACCAGACCTTCTAAAACTGGATGCCTTTTTAATCAGGAATATAAATAAGGAATTTCACAAGCAGGAAGTTTTTAAATCACTGGTCAACCTTGCTAAAAAAATAGGTGCGCTGGTTGTAGCTGAGGGTATTGAAGGAGAAGATGAATCAATTTGTGCCTTAGAACTGGGAGCAGATATGTTGCAGGGTTATTATTTTGACAAACCAAGTGTTAATATTCTGTGTACTAATAATGACTACAAAGACAAAATCAGACTGCTGGCGAATAAATTCAAGAACCACATGATCATAAAAACTAAAACTGACAAAATGCGCAGGATGGAATATCGCAGAATCGCCAGTAATATTTTAGCCCATATGGATAGTATTGATACAAAGGATATAAATGCAAAACTATCAGAAATAATATCCAACTATCCTATTATGGATTGCATATATATTCTCAATGAACAAGGAGTGCAAATAAGCAACACAGTATGCAATGACAGCAAACTTTTCAAACGCAGAGTATCTATTTTTCGACCCGCTGCTCAGGGAACCGATCATTCTTTTAAAAAGTATTATTATTTATTAAAAGACTCAGGATCAGATTATTTTTTTACAGAACCATATATTTCCATGGCTTCCGGTAACCTGTGTGTGACAATTTCCACTCTGTTTCAAGTAAAAGACAATAATTATATTTTATGCGCGGATATTATCACTGATTTTGAGTAA
- the nifE gene encoding nitrogenase iron-molybdenum cofactor biosynthesis protein NifE — protein MQAIKLTDALIEERKNSITVKGSVEAKQKQSLTCDAESVAGCVSQRACVYCGARVVLNPVTDAIHLVHGPIGCSSYTWDIRGSLSSAADLYRNSFCTDLKEHDIIFGGEKKLAFAIDELVRKYDSRLVFVYSTCVVGVIGDDLEAVCKAAAEKHNIEVIPVQSSGFIGNKSAGYRAACDSLLRLIEPNSGDVKDIVKIPDSINYLGDFNLAGEVWIIKSYLEQIGVKVNVAFTGDSHCDALKKAPAAALNIVQCAGSMRYLAQKMEEIYDIPCLNISFIGLQDTADSLRKIADWFSNEAMLKRAEKLIEKKTAEVKPLLRNYRKKLEGKKAAIFVGGGFKAVSLIKQFKEIGIDVVMVGTQTGSQEEYETINDLADEGTVILDDANPSELEKFMTEKGADLLVGGVKERPLAYKLGMAFIDHNHDRKHPLSGFVGAVNFAKEVYSTVCSPVWKYAKD, from the coding sequence ATGCAAGCAATAAAACTAACAGATGCTTTGATTGAGGAAAGAAAAAATTCTATTACAGTTAAGGGTTCTGTGGAAGCTAAACAAAAGCAGTCTTTAACCTGTGATGCAGAAAGCGTTGCCGGGTGTGTAAGCCAGCGTGCCTGTGTTTACTGCGGGGCCAGAGTTGTTTTGAACCCTGTTACGGATGCTATTCACCTGGTGCACGGTCCGATTGGCTGTTCTAGTTATACCTGGGATATCAGAGGCAGCCTGAGCAGTGCTGCTGATTTGTACCGCAACAGTTTTTGTACTGATTTAAAAGAGCATGATATCATTTTCGGTGGTGAGAAAAAGCTTGCTTTTGCTATTGACGAGTTAGTTCGGAAATATGACTCCAGGCTGGTTTTTGTATACTCTACCTGTGTGGTCGGTGTTATCGGTGATGATCTGGAGGCAGTCTGCAAGGCGGCGGCGGAAAAGCATAATATTGAGGTAATCCCGGTGCAGTCAAGTGGCTTTATTGGCAATAAATCAGCCGGTTACCGGGCTGCCTGTGATTCTCTGCTTCGACTGATAGAACCGAACTCCGGGGATGTTAAGGATATAGTGAAAATACCAGACAGTATTAATTATCTAGGAGATTTTAATCTGGCTGGTGAAGTCTGGATTATAAAAAGTTATTTGGAGCAAATTGGTGTTAAAGTTAACGTTGCTTTTACCGGTGATTCACACTGCGATGCCTTGAAAAAAGCCCCTGCAGCAGCTTTGAATATAGTGCAGTGTGCCGGTTCCATGCGCTACCTGGCACAAAAGATGGAAGAAATATATGATATTCCTTGCCTGAATATTTCATTTATAGGATTGCAGGACACAGCTGATTCTCTAAGGAAAATTGCCGACTGGTTCAGTAATGAAGCAATGCTCAAGAGAGCGGAAAAACTAATTGAGAAAAAGACAGCCGAGGTAAAACCTTTACTGAGAAATTACAGAAAAAAACTGGAGGGTAAAAAAGCCGCTATTTTTGTTGGCGGTGGTTTTAAAGCAGTTTCTCTGATTAAGCAATTTAAAGAAATTGGTATAGATGTGGTGATGGTCGGTACACAGACCGGCAGCCAGGAGGAATATGAGACTATTAATGATTTAGCAGATGAGGGGACGGTTATACTGGATGATGCCAACCCTTCGGAACTGGAGAAGTTTATGACGGAGAAAGGTGCCGACCTCCTGGTTGGTGGTGTTAAAGAAAGGCCTTTGGCTTATAAATTAGGTATGGCCTTTATAGATCATAATCATGATCGCAAGCATCCATTAAGCGGTTTTGTAGGGGCGGTTAATTTTGCTAAAGAAGTCTACTCAACTGTTTGTTCACCGGTTTGGAAATATGCCAAGGACTGA
- a CDS encoding nitrogenase component 1: MKKENLHYKNVNENPCNMCMPMGGILPFKGLENSMVIIHGSQGCSTYMRRHMAEHFNEPIDVGSTSLNEKGTIYGGGNNLKRGLDNILKVYQPGLIGVLTTCLAETIGEDTERLSAEYLLERGMPDYPVIPVPTPGYGGSHAEGYWLAVRKIVGKLARETEPHNKINIIIPNISPADIREIKRLLQLMQADYTLLPDFSDTLDRPYERSYKKMPEGGTKVSDIIRMAGAMATVQLGLTVDENYSPGLYLEREFGVPFYNLPIPMGVESVDLFLKVLSDLTGNDVPECLLQERGRLLDCMIDSHKYNFQGKSVIFGEPELVYAISRTCLENGIKPVVVATGSKTGRLSELLKPLLDEASEKNFILEETDFVTVRSKSKEAGANIAIGHSDGKYLTERESIPLVRMGFPIHDRVGGQRLLSVGYTGTTMFLDRVTNKLLENKHGNYRKLIYQNFYRGTGRKKLCCPGS; encoded by the coding sequence TTGAAAAAGGAAAACCTGCATTATAAAAATGTTAATGAAAATCCGTGCAATATGTGTATGCCCATGGGGGGTATCCTACCCTTTAAGGGTTTGGAGAATTCCATGGTAATTATTCACGGTTCGCAGGGCTGCAGTACCTATATGCGCAGGCATATGGCGGAGCACTTTAATGAACCCATTGATGTAGGCTCTACCTCCTTGAATGAAAAAGGTACAATTTATGGTGGAGGAAACAACCTGAAAAGGGGTCTGGATAACATATTGAAGGTTTATCAGCCAGGTTTGATCGGTGTGTTGACTACTTGTCTGGCCGAAACCATTGGAGAGGATACAGAGAGGCTGTCGGCAGAATACCTGCTGGAGAGAGGAATGCCTGACTATCCCGTGATTCCTGTACCTACTCCCGGTTACGGGGGCAGTCATGCGGAGGGCTATTGGCTGGCTGTAAGAAAAATAGTAGGTAAGCTTGCTCGTGAGACAGAACCTCACAATAAAATCAACATCATTATTCCCAACATCAGTCCTGCTGATATAAGGGAAATTAAGCGATTGCTGCAACTGATGCAGGCGGATTATACACTCTTGCCTGACTTTTCCGATACACTGGATAGGCCCTATGAACGAAGCTACAAGAAGATGCCGGAAGGAGGCACAAAGGTTTCCGACATAATACGAATGGCGGGAGCCATGGCTACTGTTCAGCTGGGGCTGACGGTAGATGAAAATTATTCACCGGGGCTTTACTTGGAAAGAGAATTTGGCGTACCCTTTTACAACTTACCCATACCTATGGGAGTAGAGTCTGTGGATTTGTTCCTAAAAGTGCTGTCTGATTTGACTGGAAATGATGTGCCTGAGTGTTTATTGCAGGAAAGAGGCAGATTGCTGGATTGCATGATTGACTCACATAAATATAACTTTCAGGGTAAAAGTGTTATCTTCGGAGAACCGGAACTCGTCTATGCCATAAGCAGAACCTGTCTGGAAAACGGTATTAAGCCAGTGGTAGTGGCTACAGGCAGCAAAACAGGGAGACTCTCCGAATTGCTTAAACCCCTTCTTGATGAAGCAAGTGAAAAGAATTTTATTCTTGAGGAAACTGATTTTGTGACAGTTCGCAGTAAGAGTAAAGAAGCCGGTGCCAATATTGCTATCGGGCATTCGGACGGCAAATATTTGACAGAAAGGGAAAGCATTCCGTTGGTTCGCATGGGTTTTCCCATTCATGACAGGGTTGGTGGACAGAGATTATTGTCGGTTGGCTATACCGGAACAACTATGTTTTTAGATAGAGTAACCAATAAGTTATTAGAGAATAAGCACGGAAATTACCGCAAGCTAATCTATCAAAATTTTTACCGGGGTACTGGGAGGAAAAAACTGTGCTGTCCGGGAAGTTGA
- the nifB gene encoding nitrogenase cofactor biosynthesis protein NifB — translation MTCGCTNRPNLKNISAETMEKTGRHPCFSFEAHNSYARMHLPVAPKCNISCNYCNRKFDCVNESRPGVTSEILTPLDALYKYRLVKEKIPYLSVVGIAGPGDALANWEHTRRSIELIKEADSEVVFCLSTNGLMLPYYAKEIIELGLKHVTVTVNSIEPAIGGRIYKFVNYREKKYEGAAGAEILLNNQLEGISLLTGAGILVKVNIVMIKGINDSHIPHVVRKVKNLGVFISNIMPLLPAPGSNFADYPQTGKKELNEMRKLCQLDLQQMFHCKQCRADAIGLLADDRSSEFRLTEKKKEAVL, via the coding sequence ATGACCTGTGGCTGCACCAATCGGCCGAATCTTAAAAATATATCGGCGGAAACCATGGAAAAGACCGGGCGACATCCTTGTTTTTCCTTTGAGGCTCACAACAGTTATGCCAGGATGCACTTGCCGGTAGCGCCCAAATGCAATATCAGCTGCAATTATTGCAACAGAAAATTCGATTGTGTTAATGAAAGCAGGCCTGGTGTGACCAGTGAAATTCTAACACCTTTAGATGCTTTGTATAAATATCGACTGGTCAAAGAAAAAATACCTTATCTAAGTGTGGTTGGGATTGCCGGGCCGGGAGATGCTCTCGCTAATTGGGAGCATACCAGACGTTCAATAGAATTGATTAAAGAAGCTGACTCGGAAGTTGTTTTTTGCTTATCTACTAACGGATTGATGCTGCCGTATTATGCCAAGGAAATAATAGAACTGGGATTAAAACATGTGACTGTCACTGTTAACAGTATTGAGCCGGCTATAGGGGGAAGAATTTATAAATTTGTTAACTACCGGGAGAAAAAATATGAAGGCGCCGCAGGTGCAGAGATATTGCTTAATAACCAGTTGGAAGGTATTTCTTTGCTTACCGGGGCAGGTATTCTGGTTAAGGTTAACATAGTGATGATTAAAGGCATAAATGATTCACATATACCGCATGTTGTGAGAAAAGTTAAGAATTTAGGTGTTTTTATTAGCAATATTATGCCCTTGCTGCCTGCACCCGGCAGTAATTTTGCAGACTATCCACAAACAGGCAAAAAGGAACTGAATGAGATGAGAAAACTCTGCCAGCTTGATTTGCAGCAGATGTTTCACTGCAAGCAGTGCAGGGCTGACGCCATAGGTTTGCTGGCCGATGACAGGTCTTCTGAATTCAGGCTGACTGAGAAGAAAAAAGAGGCGGTGCTCTAA
- the nifK gene encoding nitrogenase molybdenum-iron protein subunit beta, whose product MLDSTPKEIIERKGGMINPAKTCQPIGAMYAALGIHKCLPHSHGSQGCCSYHRMHLTRHFRDPVMASTSSFTEGASVFGGVANLKTAIKNVFSIYNPDVMAVHTTCLSETIGDDIPKIIKTSEVPEGKLVIHTNTPSYQGSHITGFSNMTKSMVSYLCEVTKEVKEERVNLIPGFINPSDMREIKRLTKLMGIDFIMFPDTSGVLDTPMTGEFIMYPAGGTKIEDIREAGNSKVTLALGSYASSDAANTLERKCKVPAFTMKTPIGIKATDELIMMLRQKFTQEVPYELEEERGQLVDIMTDNHFQFHGKKVAVFGDPDIVVAMTEFLLDLGMLPVHVLTGTPGMTIGVSVGNFEAEIKAMLDEAGVKGRVKAAGDLFELHQWIKNEPVDLLIGNTYGKYIARAEDLPFVRVGFPVLDRSVHSYFPIVGYKGAMRLLEMITNALLERQDRDASDEDFELVM is encoded by the coding sequence ATGCTAGACAGTACACCAAAAGAAATAATTGAACGCAAAGGTGGGATGATCAATCCCGCTAAGACCTGCCAGCCGATTGGCGCCATGTATGCCGCTCTGGGAATTCACAAATGCTTGCCCCACAGCCATGGCTCGCAAGGCTGCTGCTCCTACCACAGAATGCATCTGACCAGGCATTTTCGGGATCCTGTAATGGCCTCGACTAGTTCATTTACAGAAGGAGCTTCGGTTTTTGGTGGAGTAGCTAACCTAAAAACAGCCATTAAAAATGTTTTTTCCATATACAACCCGGATGTTATGGCAGTTCATACCACCTGTTTGTCAGAAACTATCGGTGATGACATTCCTAAAATAATTAAGACCTCGGAAGTTCCGGAAGGTAAGCTGGTTATTCATACCAATACACCCAGCTATCAGGGATCACATATTACGGGTTTTTCCAATATGACCAAGAGTATGGTCAGTTACCTCTGCGAGGTGACAAAAGAAGTTAAGGAAGAGAGAGTAAATTTAATTCCGGGCTTTATCAATCCCTCGGATATGAGAGAAATTAAAAGACTAACAAAGCTGATGGGGATTGATTTTATCATGTTTCCCGATACTTCAGGGGTTCTGGATACTCCGATGACAGGCGAGTTTATCATGTACCCGGCCGGAGGAACGAAAATTGAGGACATTAGAGAAGCCGGCAACTCCAAAGTGACTCTGGCGCTGGGGAGTTATGCTTCCAGTGATGCTGCCAATACACTCGAGAGAAAATGCAAAGTACCTGCTTTTACAATGAAAACACCCATAGGAATCAAGGCTACTGACGAATTAATAATGATGCTGAGACAGAAATTTACTCAAGAGGTGCCTTATGAACTGGAAGAGGAAAGAGGACAGTTAGTTGATATTATGACAGATAACCACTTCCAGTTCCATGGTAAAAAAGTGGCTGTTTTTGGAGACCCGGATATTGTTGTAGCAATGACAGAGTTTCTCCTGGACTTGGGCATGTTGCCGGTGCATGTGTTGACCGGTACACCGGGCATGACCATCGGTGTATCTGTGGGTAACTTTGAAGCAGAAATAAAGGCTATGTTGGATGAGGCTGGGGTTAAGGGTAGAGTAAAAGCCGCCGGTGATTTGTTTGAACTGCACCAGTGGATTAAAAATGAACCGGTGGATTTGCTGATAGGCAACACTTACGGTAAATATATAGCCAGAGCCGAAGACCTGCCGTTTGTCCGGGTAGGTTTCCCGGTACTGGACAGAAGCGTTCATTCTTACTTTCCGATTGTAGGTTACAAAGGTGCCATGCGGTTGCTAGAGATGATTACTAATGCTTTGCTGGAAAGGCAGGACCGAGATGCTTCAGACGAGGACTTCGAACTTGTAATGTAG
- a CDS encoding NAD+ synthase translates to MKIALAQINPTIGDLTGNSAKIKQYLNKALQAGVDLMICPELAVTGYPPKDLLYRKEFLREVNQVVERDILPCTGDIGLILGVPVEGDGEDDLYNSAIVMENGKIISLHDKTLLPNYDVFDEKRYFKPGLIRMPLHFRDLVLGVTICEDIWNDKDYWPRQKYAVDPVQELADRGIEIIINIAASPYHYGKQNLRMQIMQQLAKKYRLHIIYVNQVGGNDELIFDGCSMVVNKHGQVVRKAKSFAEDFLVFEIDDLREKESVSEKFFPAAGQTQLHEAGEENIASVHDALVLGIRDYIGKIGFNKALIGLSGGIDSAVTAALAVAALGKENVLGVAMPSRYSSAGSKSDAEKLAANLGIDFRIIPVESIFDVFLTVFNQGANPLMDLAEENIQARIRGSILMFLSNREDYFVLTTGNKSETAVGYCTLYGDMCGSLAVIGDVPKVMVYELARYINRQNEVIPETTIIKAPSAELRPDQLDQDSLPPYDILDEIIRLYVEEGKSSEEIAVLGYEPLLINNIIRKINAAEYKRQQAAPTLRVTSKAFGSGRRMPIVQRWHK, encoded by the coding sequence TTGAAAATAGCCTTGGCACAGATTAACCCTACTATAGGTGACTTAACAGGTAACTCTGCAAAAATAAAACAATATTTAAATAAGGCTTTGCAAGCCGGGGTTGATTTAATGATTTGCCCGGAATTGGCGGTAACCGGTTATCCGCCCAAGGATCTTTTATATCGCAAGGAATTTTTGCGGGAAGTTAATCAAGTGGTTGAAAGAGATATTTTGCCTTGTACCGGTGATATCGGCTTAATTTTAGGCGTGCCGGTGGAGGGTGACGGTGAGGACGATTTGTATAATTCAGCCATTGTTATGGAAAACGGTAAGATTATAAGCCTGCATGATAAGACGCTGCTTCCCAACTATGATGTTTTTGACGAAAAGAGATATTTTAAACCCGGTTTAATCAGAATGCCGCTGCATTTCAGGGATTTGGTTTTGGGTGTGACCATTTGCGAGGATATTTGGAATGATAAAGATTATTGGCCAAGACAAAAGTATGCCGTTGACCCGGTTCAGGAGCTGGCAGACCGTGGGATAGAGATAATAATAAATATTGCTGCATCCCCTTACCATTATGGGAAGCAAAACTTGCGTATGCAAATAATGCAGCAGTTAGCAAAAAAATACCGACTGCATATTATTTATGTCAACCAGGTGGGCGGTAATGACGAACTTATTTTTGATGGCTGCAGTATGGTTGTCAATAAGCATGGCCAGGTAGTGAGGAAAGCTAAAAGTTTTGCCGAAGATTTTCTGGTTTTTGAAATCGACGATTTACGGGAAAAGGAATCAGTATCCGAAAAATTTTTCCCGGCTGCCGGTCAAACTCAGCTCCATGAAGCCGGAGAGGAAAACATTGCTTCCGTGCACGACGCGCTTGTTTTGGGAATAAGAGATTATATCGGTAAAATTGGTTTTAATAAAGCCCTGATTGGTTTAAGCGGCGGCATTGATTCAGCTGTTACCGCGGCGCTGGCCGTAGCTGCCCTGGGGAAAGAGAATGTGTTGGGCGTGGCTATGCCATCCAGGTATTCTTCAGCCGGCAGTAAAAGTGACGCGGAAAAACTGGCGGCTAATCTGGGCATAGATTTCCGGATTATACCCGTAGAGAGTATATTTGATGTTTTTTTGACTGTATTTAATCAAGGAGCAAACCCGTTAATGGATCTGGCTGAGGAGAATATTCAGGCACGAATTCGTGGCAGTATACTCATGTTTCTCTCCAATCGCGAGGACTACTTTGTTCTGACAACCGGCAATAAATCGGAAACCGCTGTCGGTTACTGTACATTATATGGAGATATGTGCGGTAGTCTGGCTGTTATAGGTGATGTGCCCAAGGTCATGGTCTATGAACTGGCCCGCTATATCAACAGGCAGAATGAAGTTATTCCTGAAACTACAATTATCAAAGCGCCTTCTGCCGAGTTGAGACCGGATCAATTGGATCAGGATTCTCTTCCTCCCTACGATATTCTTGATGAAATAATTAGATTATATGTTGAAGAGGGTAAATCATCGGAGGAAATTGCAGTCTTGGGCTATGAGCCTTTGCTGATAAATAATATTATACGTAAAATCAACGCTGCCGAGTATAAGAGGCAGCAAGCCGCTCCGACCCTTAGAGTTACCAGCAAGGCTTTTGGCAGCGGGCGGCGCATGCCAATTGTACAGCGTTGGCATAAATGA
- a CDS encoding 2Fe-2S ferredoxin — translation MLKPKKHIFVCTSSRPNGQQKGFCHTKAGVDILNNFREEIEERGLGGEVFISNTGCFGLCEQGPIVVVYPENVWYGAVVPDDVEEIMDEHIEGDNVVKRLEL, via the coding sequence ATGTTAAAACCAAAGAAGCATATATTTGTCTGTACCAGTTCCCGACCAAACGGGCAACAGAAAGGCTTCTGCCACACAAAAGCCGGTGTAGATATTTTGAATAATTTTCGTGAGGAAATAGAGGAGCGGGGACTGGGCGGCGAAGTATTTATCTCTAACACCGGTTGTTTTGGTCTATGTGAGCAGGGTCCCATAGTTGTTGTCTATCCGGAAAATGTCTGGTACGGTGCAGTTGTACCGGATGATGTGGAGGAAATCATGGATGAACATATAGAAGGTGATAATGTAGTGAAGAGATTGGAGTTGTAG
- the asnB gene encoding asparagine synthase (glutamine-hydrolyzing), whose amino-acid sequence MCGITGWIDWSEDLTKQKHVLEVMSETLAKRGPDDKGYWFSTCAALAHRRLIVIDPEGGAQPMSRRYCQHEYVIIYNGELYNTPELRRELESRGHIFQSHSDTEALLLSYIEWGTGCVDYLNGIYAFAVWNEAEQSLFMARDRMGVKPLFYTRKGNALIFGSELKALLTHPAIKAEVNSEGLAEIFVMGPARTPGHGVFRNIYELKPGYFLIYNQAGLYTHKYWSLQSLPHDDDFETTTGKVRSMVIDSIERQLVSDVPVCTLLSGGLDSSAITAVASAAFKQSSLGKLNTYSVDYVGNDQHFRPSHFQPNSDSHWVYRMSRQFNTNHHNIELETIELVNSLEQAMLARDLPGMADVDSSLLLFCQAIKKEATVALSGECADEVFGGYPWFHNQEAINATTFPWSRSLKDRMSIFSPELLELMKPEEYISDRYQETLAKTPVLPGEEPLEARLREICYLNITWFMTTLLDRKDRMSMATGLEVRVPFCDHRLVEYVWNIPWAIKNHGNREKGLLRRALTGILPGDVLERRKSPYPKTHNPAYTAAVRSKLLQILDDANSPLLPLININAIRKLAQQEGDAFDRPWFGQLMTGPQLFAYLIQVNSWLKEYKISIC is encoded by the coding sequence ATGTGTGGAATAACAGGCTGGATAGATTGGTCGGAGGATCTTACAAAACAGAAACATGTATTGGAGGTAATGTCGGAAACACTGGCCAAACGGGGACCGGACGACAAGGGTTACTGGTTTTCAACTTGTGCGGCACTGGCGCACCGCAGGCTGATTGTCATAGATCCGGAAGGCGGCGCTCAACCAATGTCCCGCCGTTACTGCCAACACGAATACGTCATAATATATAACGGGGAACTTTATAATACACCTGAATTGAGGCGGGAATTAGAAAGCAGGGGGCATATCTTTCAGAGCCACTCGGATACGGAGGCTCTTTTACTGTCATACATCGAGTGGGGTACAGGCTGCGTTGATTACCTGAACGGCATTTATGCCTTCGCCGTTTGGAATGAAGCCGAGCAAAGTTTATTTATGGCACGTGATAGAATGGGAGTAAAGCCTCTGTTTTACACCCGCAAGGGAAACGCACTTATATTTGGCTCCGAGCTAAAAGCCCTATTAACCCACCCGGCCATCAAAGCGGAGGTGAACAGCGAGGGGTTGGCCGAAATTTTCGTTATGGGACCGGCCAGAACACCCGGGCACGGTGTTTTTCGCAATATTTATGAACTTAAACCCGGTTATTTTTTAATCTATAACCAAGCAGGTCTATACACACATAAATACTGGTCACTGCAAAGCCTACCTCACGATGATGACTTTGAAACCACAACCGGCAAAGTTCGCTCAATGGTAATTGACAGCATTGAAAGACAGCTGGTTTCCGATGTTCCTGTTTGCACACTGTTGTCGGGAGGATTAGACTCCAGCGCCATAACCGCCGTTGCTTCAGCTGCTTTCAAACAATCCTCATTAGGAAAGCTCAACACTTACTCCGTTGACTATGTTGGCAATGATCAGCACTTCCGTCCCAGTCATTTTCAACCTAATTCCGATAGTCACTGGGTATACAGGATGTCCCGGCAATTTAACACAAACCATCATAATATTGAATTAGAGACTATAGAATTAGTAAATTCGCTGGAACAAGCCATGCTGGCCAGGGATTTACCGGGTATGGCAGATGTTGATTCTTCTTTGCTCTTATTCTGCCAGGCAATTAAAAAGGAAGCTACAGTAGCGCTATCAGGTGAGTGCGCGGATGAAGTATTCGGAGGGTATCCCTGGTTTCATAACCAGGAGGCTATTAACGCCACTACCTTTCCCTGGTCCAGATCCCTTAAAGATCGTATGAGTATATTCTCCCCGGAACTGCTGGAATTAATGAAACCGGAAGAATACATTTCTGACAGGTATCAGGAAACACTGGCCAAAACACCGGTACTGCCAGGTGAAGAACCTCTGGAAGCCAGGTTACGCGAAATATGTTACCTGAATATCACCTGGTTTATGACTACCTTGCTTGACCGCAAGGACCGCATGAGCATGGCCACGGGATTGGAAGTCCGAGTACCTTTCTGCGATCATCGTTTAGTAGAATATGTCTGGAATATTCCATGGGCTATAAAAAACCACGGTAATAGAGAAAAAGGACTTTTGCGCAGGGCTCTTACCGGAATTTTGCCCGGTGATGTGCTGGAAAGGCGTAAAAGCCCTTATCCCAAAACCCACAACCCGGCTTATACGGCAGCTGTACGAAGCAAACTGCTGCAAATACTGGATGACGCAAACTCACCTTTGCTGCCATTAATCAATATAAATGCCATACGCAAGCTGGCTCAGCAAGAAGGAGATGCATTTGACAGGCCCTGGTTCGGCCAGCTTATGACCGGGCCGCAGCTTTTTGCCTATTTGATACAGGTAAATTCTTGGTTGAAAGAGTACAAAATCAGTATTTGCTAA